In a single window of the Porites lutea chromosome 14, jaPorLute2.1, whole genome shotgun sequence genome:
- the LOC140924724 gene encoding poly(A)-specific ribonuclease PARN-like has translation MPLLIMEILRSNFLGSLATISEAIDSASFLAIDAEFSGLNVKWGVENSLDTPQERYSKLKQGCKDFIIIQFGLCTFAWDKKKECYTAKPFNFYIFPKVWNRQCPDVRFLCQSSSIDFLTEHNFDFNKLFREGISYLRPYDESKLREHFLARNAQDSFTSASLTSPDTTTETSGGSSHKTPRAVPPEHRDFVEKACNSIEEMLKDPEGTVTKLPPCNGYLRKLIYQTVKQRFKAGIHMEAATNEKKERFIVVTKVNEDQKRKLEEDKQAKEQDLIENAVGFSQVVKMISQSGKVIVGHNMFLDLLHVIDQFLCPLPELLEDFKATVSAVFPRLVDTKVMANTQPFRDLIPSSVLADLVKHVSKKPFQKPAVLFDPDCAWDGESNEKPHEAGYDAFITGMSFISMANYLGSFQEPPKVYIPPDSTLIVPFINKIFVMRMEDIPYVNLAGPDLNPSRDHVFYLTFPSDWKQSDILDLFNNFGFVYISWIDSTSAFISLARREHASNVLQALDCEGECYTIVSYAEHKRQLYGVYDDGDELERLRTPLKRPRFMEEAGWKTSSPKEIQASKKDNSVISEPEDGEIVDDEESLEPVRKKQKKESKVFEEPDDW, from the coding sequence ATGCCATTACTGATTATGGAAATTTTGCGTTCAAATTTCCTGGGATCCCTGGCCACTATTTCTGAAGCGATTGATTCAGCTTCGTTTCTTGCTATTGACGCTGAATTTTCAGGTCTGAATGTGAAGTGGGGTGTTGAAAACTCGTTGGATACTCCGCAAGAACGCTATTCGAAGCTCAAACAAGGATGTAAAGATTTCATCATCATTCAATTCGGATTGTGCACCTTTGCTTGGGATAAGAAAAAGGAATGCTACACTGCAAAACCTTTTAACTTCTATATTTTCCCAAAGGTCTGGAATCGACAGTGCCCCGATGTTCGATTTTTGTGTCAAAGTTCAAGCATTGATTTTCTAACAGAGCACAACTTTGACTTCAACAAGCTCTTCCGCGAGGGGATCTCCTATTTGCGGCCCTATGATGAGTCGAAATTGAGGGAACATTTCCTCGCGAGAAACGCACAAGATTCTTTCACTTCTGCCTCACTGACTTCTCCCGATACCACAACTGAAACAAGTGGGGGGTCCTCCCACAAGACCCCTAGGGCAGTTCCCCCGGAACATAGGGACTTTGTTGAAAAAGCATGCAATAGTATAGAAGAGATGTTGAAAGATCCGGAGGGGACAGTCACTAAGCTTCCTCCATGCAATGGCTACTTAAGAAAGCTGATCTACCAAACTGTTAAACAGAGGTTCAAAGCTGGTATCCATATGGAAGCCGCAACCAATGAGAAGAAGGAACGCTTTATTGTTGTCACCAAGGTAAATGAGGATCAGAAAAGAAAGCTTGAAGAAGACAAACAAGCTAAAGAACAAGATCTTATTGAAAATGCTGTTGGATTTTCACAAGTTGTGAAAATGATTTCGCAGTCTGGCAAAGTGATTGTTGGACACAACATGTTTCTTGATCTACTTCATGTAATTGATCAGTTTCTGTGTCCACTTCCAGAACTTTTGGAAGACTTCAAGGCTACAGTCAGTGCAGTGTTTCCACGACTTGTCGACACAAAAGTCATGGCCAACACACAGCCCTTCAGGGATCTCATTCCATCATCAGTTTTGGCAGATCTTGTCAAGCATGTTTCCAAGAAACCCTTCCAGAAGCCGGCGGTGCTATTTGACCCAGATTGTGCTTGGGATGGTGAAAGTAACGAGAAACCCCATGAAGCGGGCTATGATGCATTCATCACTGGAATGTCATTTATTTCCATGGCAAACTACCTTGGTTCCTTTCAAGAGCCTCCCAAGGTCTACATCCCACCAGACTCCACCCTGATTGTCCCATTCATAAACAAGATTTTTGTCATGAGAATGGAGGACATCCCATATGTTAACCTGGCTGGGCCTGATCTGAATCCTTCACGTGATCATGTGTTCTATCTGACATTTCCAAGTGATTGGAAGCAATCAGATATTCTGGACTTATTCAACAACTTTGGATTTGTGTATATCTCTTGGATTGACAGCACATCTGCTTTCATCTCATTGGCTCGCAGAGAACATGCCAGTAACGTGTTACAAGCGTTAGATTGTGAGGGGGAATGCTACACTATAGTTTCATATGCTGAGCACAAGCGTCAACTATATGGTGTATATGATGATGGTGACGAGCTTGAACGACTCAGAACACCCCTGAAGAGGCCAAGGTTCATGGAAGAGGCTGGATGGAAAACTTCATCACCTAAAGAGATCCAGGCAAGCAAGAAAGACAATAGTGTTATTAGTGAACCTGAAGATGGTGAGATTGTTGATGATGAAGAATCATTGGAGCCTGtcagaaagaaacaaaagaaagaaagtaaagTATTTGAGGAGCCTGATGATTGGTAA
- the LOC140924084 gene encoding uncharacterized protein, giving the protein MSKFSRKRPHPSNESARKHSEGEQFDLLPSDKRCKIFAVTFDFYTPRAHFIIVPRRMFPVPENYNALDHTTRLRVVATAKAMVSHYGLEKSAILSVHFGSWLTTKDRFHVHVCVDLDDYLRVFETKEDEIPEWPSRKYVTRQWKARQDPNYYEINVRGYPFKTYFKEELADIRKLKSQHLSSTEALAVAQPLCILYHPSEPKVGFAVDESKKSNTDEFLLEVQEAIIDFATKSNLTNIHARDDYGGCHVCLILDGKAHGFTDLNDSQSLVGYLQVSGPKFYRDLCPPEKRKEWLSNFGSKQDYKVYT; this is encoded by the exons ATGTCTAAGTTCTCAAGAAAACGGCCACATCCTTCAAATGAAAGTGCGCGAAAACACAGTGAAGGGGAACAATTTGATCTACTTCCCTCTGACAAGAGATGCAAAATATTCGCCGTGACTTTCGATTTCTACACTCCTCGAGCTCATTTTATCATTGTGCCCCGCAGAATGTTTCCTGTCCCGGAAAATTATAATGCTCTTGATCACACAACCAGGCTAAGGGTTGTCGCGACAGCAAAAGCCATGGTCTCTCACTACGGGCTTGAAAAGTCGGCTATTTTATCTGTCCATTTTGGGTCATGGTTGACAACAAAGGATAGGTTTCATGTCCATGTTTGCGTAGACCTGGATGATTATCTTCGCGTTTTTGAGACGAAAGAGGACGAAATCCCTGAATGGCCTTCGAGAAAGTACGTTACAAGGCAATGGAAAGCAAGGCAAGACCCTAACTACTATGAGATTAATGTTCGTGGGTATCCCTTCAAAACATATTTCAAGGAAGAGCTTGCAGATATCCGAAAATTAAAATCGCAACATTTGAGTTCCACTGAAGCCTTAGCCGTCGCACAACCGCTTTGCATTCTCTACCACCCATCAGAACCAAAGGTTGGATTTGCTGTTGACGagtcaaaaaagtcaaatacaGATGAGTTCCTCCTTGAAGTCCAAGAAGCCATAATCGATTTTGCAACCAAAAGCAATCTCACCAACATACACGCAAGAGATGACTACGGTGGATGCCACGTGTGTTTGATTCTCGATGGAAAGGCACATG GTTTCACTGATCTCAACGATTCTCAGAGCCTTGTCGGGTATCTCCAAGTAAGTGGACCAAAGTTCTACAGAGATCTCTGCCCCccggaaaaaaggaaagaatggTTGAGTAATTTTGGAAGTAAGCAAGATTACAAGGTATACACTTGa